The Streptomyces sp. NL15-2K genome contains a region encoding:
- a CDS encoding DUF6510 family protein, translating into MPHHPHPDPYTGQYEDGNALAGPLSEILAVDPTTALGCCTGCGSQWRLARLHVYAHAPGYVGRCPDCDHVILRLVRSPDKAWLDLRGTVALTFSLDT; encoded by the coding sequence ATGCCCCACCACCCCCACCCGGACCCGTACACCGGCCAGTACGAGGACGGCAACGCCCTGGCCGGGCCCCTCTCCGAAATCCTCGCGGTCGATCCGACCACCGCTCTCGGCTGCTGCACCGGGTGCGGCAGCCAGTGGCGTCTGGCGCGGCTGCACGTCTACGCGCACGCCCCGGGATACGTCGGCCGCTGCCCCGACTGCGACCACGTGATCCTCCGCCTCGTCCGCAGCCCGGACAAGGCCTGGCTCGACCTCCGCGGCACCGTCGCCCTCACCTTTTCCCTCGACACCTGA
- a CDS encoding DUF2267 domain-containing protein produces MTVLSMRPAPAPRQPRQPRQPRQPRQPSQSELRQQKARWTDLVDAVQDAGQYPTRAEAERVTRIVLSALGGHVIGDERVDLARALPEEAARVVASQIPATRRLTAAEFVDAIARRIEGATSATARWDVSSVLSVLPPLIGDDLVDRILAQLPPGYALLFGRAELTPTA; encoded by the coding sequence ATGACCGTACTGAGCATGCGACCCGCACCCGCGCCACGGCAGCCACGGCAGCCACGGCAGCCACGGCAGCCACGGCAGCCAAGCCAGAGCGAGCTCCGGCAGCAGAAGGCCAGATGGACCGACCTGGTCGACGCGGTACAGGACGCCGGCCAGTACCCCACCAGGGCGGAGGCGGAACGCGTCACCCGGATCGTCCTGTCGGCCCTCGGCGGCCATGTGATCGGCGACGAACGCGTCGACCTCGCCCGAGCCCTGCCCGAGGAGGCGGCCCGGGTGGTCGCGTCCCAGATCCCGGCGACCCGCCGGCTGACGGCAGCGGAGTTCGTGGACGCGATCGCCCGCCGGATCGAGGGCGCCACGTCGGCCACGGCCCGCTGGGACGTCAGCTCGGTCCTGAGCGTCCTGCCACCGCTGATCGGCGACGACCTGGTGGACCGTATCCTCGCCCAGCTCCCACCGGGATACGCCCTGTTGTTCGGCCGCGCGGAACTGACACCGACGGCCTGA
- a CDS encoding Hsp20/alpha crystallin family protein: MLMRTDPFRELDRLAQQVFGTTSERSAMAMDAYRSGEDFLVHFDLPGIDPETIELDVERNVLNVRAERKSPAPEGAELIVAERPTGTFTRQLFLGDTLDTDRIDASYDAGVLTLRIPVAEQAKPRRIQITGGGSDRKRISS; encoded by the coding sequence ATGCTCATGCGTACCGACCCCTTCCGTGAACTCGACCGACTCGCGCAGCAGGTCTTCGGTACCACCTCCGAACGCTCCGCGATGGCCATGGACGCCTACCGGTCCGGGGAGGACTTCCTCGTCCACTTCGACCTGCCCGGCATCGACCCCGAGACGATCGAGCTGGACGTCGAACGCAACGTCCTGAACGTCCGCGCCGAGCGCAAGTCCCCCGCCCCCGAGGGCGCGGAACTGATCGTCGCCGAGCGCCCCACGGGTACCTTCACCCGCCAGCTCTTCCTCGGCGACACCCTCGACACGGACCGGATCGACGCCTCGTACGACGCCGGCGTCCTGACGCTGCGCATCCCGGTGGCCGAGCAGGCCAAGCCGCGCCGCATCCAGATCACGGGCGGCGGCAGCGACCGCAAGCGGATCAGCAGCTGA
- a CDS encoding sulfite oxidase-like oxidoreductase — translation MAVVSRGFRGRPGDTHHRLPPGQYETTDFPVLSAGPTPRVDRDAWEFTVRTETGARHSWTWAQFMALPSQTPTVDLHCVTKWSKFATEWQGVSLDLLLEEVETAAEFALVHSYGGYTTDLPLEDLLDGKAWIAYRYDGEDLAPEHGGPARLLVPHLYLWKSAKWVRGIQLLLEDEPGFWESAGYHDYGDPWREQRYQGD, via the coding sequence ATGGCTGTCGTTTCACGCGGATTCCGCGGCCGACCAGGCGATACCCACCACAGACTGCCTCCCGGGCAGTACGAGACCACCGACTTCCCGGTGCTGTCCGCCGGGCCCACGCCGAGGGTCGATCGTGACGCATGGGAGTTCACCGTCCGCACCGAGACGGGCGCGCGGCACAGCTGGACCTGGGCGCAGTTCATGGCGCTGCCCAGCCAGACGCCGACGGTGGACCTGCACTGCGTCACGAAGTGGTCGAAGTTCGCCACCGAGTGGCAGGGGGTGTCCTTGGATCTCCTTCTGGAGGAGGTGGAGACCGCCGCCGAATTCGCGCTCGTCCACTCCTACGGCGGCTACACGACCGACCTGCCCCTGGAGGACCTGCTCGACGGGAAGGCGTGGATCGCCTACCGCTACGACGGCGAGGACCTGGCGCCCGAGCACGGCGGCCCGGCCAGGCTGCTGGTCCCGCACCTGTATCTGTGGAAGTCCGCGAAGTGGGTGCGCGGGATCCAGCTGCTCCTCGAGGACGAACCGGGCTTCTGGGAGAGCGCCGGCTATCACGACTACGGGGACCCATGGCGCGAGCAGCGGTACCAGGGCGACTAG
- a CDS encoding ferredoxin reductase — protein sequence MARAAVPGRLGARLRWKTARLADRRPESSAAHTLVFDVPGWPGHLAGQHVDVRLTAEDGYSTQRSYSLASAPDGERVELTVQRVTDGEVSPYLTDELAVGDLTELRGPVGGWFVWRPEQKEPVLLVAGGSGLVPLMAMIRVRRAAGSRTPFRLVYSVRTPEDRLYVPDLRLDDPGLDKTYLYTRSAPPQWPRPAGRLTAADLSRAGWPPEFEPTCYVCGPTGFVETAADLLVALGHAPDRIRTERFGPSGG from the coding sequence ATGGCGCGAGCAGCGGTACCAGGGCGACTAGGCGCCCGGCTGCGCTGGAAGACGGCCCGGCTGGCCGACCGGCGCCCCGAGTCCTCCGCCGCACACACCCTGGTCTTCGACGTACCCGGCTGGCCGGGCCATCTGGCGGGCCAGCACGTCGATGTGCGGCTCACCGCGGAGGACGGCTACAGCACACAGCGAAGCTACTCCCTGGCATCGGCGCCGGACGGCGAACGCGTCGAACTGACGGTGCAGCGCGTCACCGACGGCGAGGTCTCCCCGTACCTCACGGACGAACTCGCGGTCGGAGACCTGACAGAGCTGCGCGGACCGGTCGGCGGCTGGTTCGTGTGGCGCCCCGAGCAGAAGGAACCGGTCCTTCTCGTGGCCGGCGGCTCCGGCCTGGTGCCGCTGATGGCGATGATCCGCGTCCGCCGCGCGGCCGGCAGCCGTACGCCCTTCCGGTTGGTCTACTCCGTGCGCACACCCGAAGACCGGCTCTACGTACCCGACCTGCGCCTGGACGATCCCGGCCTCGACAAGACGTACCTCTACACCCGCTCCGCCCCGCCGCAGTGGCCGAGGCCCGCCGGGCGGCTCACCGCGGCGGACCTGTCGCGCGCCGGGTGGCCCCCGGAGTTCGAACCCACCTGCTACGTCTGCGGTCCCACCGGCTTCGTCGAAACGGCCGCCGACCTGCTGGTCGCCCTGGGCCACGCCCCGGACCGGATCCGCACCGAACGTTTCGGCCCCAGCGGAGGATGA
- a CDS encoding VOC family protein, producing the protein MTVRRIVPNIQVASAESMRTSSDFYGLLGFEEVMDMGWVTTLASPANPTAQVSFFTEERTAPVVSDLSVEVEDVDAVCAQVAASGAEIVREPRDEEWGVRRFFVRDPNGRVVNVLQHRTGKASR; encoded by the coding sequence ATGACCGTCCGCAGAATCGTCCCCAACATCCAGGTCGCGTCCGCGGAATCGATGCGCACGAGCAGCGACTTCTACGGCCTGCTCGGCTTCGAGGAAGTCATGGACATGGGCTGGGTGACGACCCTCGCCTCACCCGCCAACCCCACCGCCCAGGTCAGCTTCTTCACCGAGGAGCGAACGGCACCCGTCGTCTCCGACCTGAGCGTGGAGGTCGAGGACGTGGACGCGGTGTGCGCGCAGGTGGCGGCGTCGGGCGCGGAGATCGTGAGGGAGCCGCGGGACGAGGAGTGGGGCGTGCGGCGCTTCTTCGTACGGGACCCGAACGGGCGGGTGGTGAATGTGTTGCAGCACCGGACCGGGAAGGCGTCCCGGTGA